From the Montipora capricornis isolate CH-2021 chromosome 2, ASM3666992v2, whole genome shotgun sequence genome, one window contains:
- the LOC138038938 gene encoding trace amine-associated receptor 13c-like isoform X1: MQERNTSMMASTIPEPRGNMTSHQPMTPTVNFVSVISAITINILLSILGTLGNLLVLVVIFFNIRLASVSNLLLGNLGAIDLVCTAYLVPGAVYKIFGVQMGLCYVPETFLTVQRSIVQFVVAASVSNLFFIAVDRYLAISFPFKYASMLTKRRAISCIILSWIVAALISFTFQYFKFFYVQSIYCTLLILLTIALYIYIFVFAIRKERQIAALQVANIKRGTNFLHERKSTKTMVIILGVFLAAWVPALVFYSTVSTADPRYVMYQGWINTIYFVNASLNPFIYCVRSSNFRKKAKQLMKVAMIRFSL, translated from the exons ATGCAGGAAAG gaaCACATCAATGATGGCATCAACAATTCCGGAGCCAAGAGGGAACATGACATCACATCAACCGATGACACCAACGGTCAATTTTGTCTCTGTCATCTCAGCTATAACAATCAATATACTACTCAGTATTTTAGGAACACTTGGGAATCTTCTTGTTTTGGTGGTCATATTTTTTAACATTCGTTTGGCTTCTGTGTCAAATCTTCTCCTTGGAAACTTGGGTGCCATCGACTTGGTCTGCACAGCTTACTTAGTGCCTGGAGCAGTCTACAAAATATTCGGCGTTCAAATGGGTTTATGTTACGTACCTGAAACGTTTCTTACGGTTCAACGTTCCATTGTACAGTTTGTGGTCGCCGCATCAGTGTCCAATTTGTTTTTCATCGCTGTGGACAGATATCTCGCCATTAGCTTTCCATTCAAATACGCTTCGATGTTGACGAAACGCCGCGCTATATCTTGCATCATTCTATCTTGGATTGTCGCAGCTTTAATATCATTCACCTTTCAGTACTTCAAATTTTTTTACGTTCAATCCATCTATTGTACTCTTTTGATCTTACTGACGATCGCTTTATACATTTACATCTTCGTGTTTGCTATAAGAAAAGAAAGACAGATAGCCGCGTTGCAAGTTGCAAACATAAAGAGGGGAACCAATTTCTTGCACGAGCGAAAATCAACGAAAACCATGGTGATCATTCTAGGCGTGTTTTTAGCAGCTTGGGTACCAGCTCTTGTCTTTTATTCTACTGTGTCGACAGCAGATCCGAGATACGTGATGTATCAAGGATGGATCAATACGATATACTTTGTGAATGCGTCTCTAAATCCTTTCATTTACTGTGTTCGAAGTAGTAACTTTCGGAAAAAAGCAAAGCAACTGATGAAAGTAGCTATGATCCGCTTTAGCTTATAA
- the LOC138038938 gene encoding trace amine-associated receptor 13c-like isoform X2 gives MMASTIPEPRGNMTSHQPMTPTVNFVSVISAITINILLSILGTLGNLLVLVVIFFNIRLASVSNLLLGNLGAIDLVCTAYLVPGAVYKIFGVQMGLCYVPETFLTVQRSIVQFVVAASVSNLFFIAVDRYLAISFPFKYASMLTKRRAISCIILSWIVAALISFTFQYFKFFYVQSIYCTLLILLTIALYIYIFVFAIRKERQIAALQVANIKRGTNFLHERKSTKTMVIILGVFLAAWVPALVFYSTVSTADPRYVMYQGWINTIYFVNASLNPFIYCVRSSNFRKKAKQLMKVAMIRFSL, from the coding sequence ATGATGGCATCAACAATTCCGGAGCCAAGAGGGAACATGACATCACATCAACCGATGACACCAACGGTCAATTTTGTCTCTGTCATCTCAGCTATAACAATCAATATACTACTCAGTATTTTAGGAACACTTGGGAATCTTCTTGTTTTGGTGGTCATATTTTTTAACATTCGTTTGGCTTCTGTGTCAAATCTTCTCCTTGGAAACTTGGGTGCCATCGACTTGGTCTGCACAGCTTACTTAGTGCCTGGAGCAGTCTACAAAATATTCGGCGTTCAAATGGGTTTATGTTACGTACCTGAAACGTTTCTTACGGTTCAACGTTCCATTGTACAGTTTGTGGTCGCCGCATCAGTGTCCAATTTGTTTTTCATCGCTGTGGACAGATATCTCGCCATTAGCTTTCCATTCAAATACGCTTCGATGTTGACGAAACGCCGCGCTATATCTTGCATCATTCTATCTTGGATTGTCGCAGCTTTAATATCATTCACCTTTCAGTACTTCAAATTTTTTTACGTTCAATCCATCTATTGTACTCTTTTGATCTTACTGACGATCGCTTTATACATTTACATCTTCGTGTTTGCTATAAGAAAAGAAAGACAGATAGCCGCGTTGCAAGTTGCAAACATAAAGAGGGGAACCAATTTCTTGCACGAGCGAAAATCAACGAAAACCATGGTGATCATTCTAGGCGTGTTTTTAGCAGCTTGGGTACCAGCTCTTGTCTTTTATTCTACTGTGTCGACAGCAGATCCGAGATACGTGATGTATCAAGGATGGATCAATACGATATACTTTGTGAATGCGTCTCTAAATCCTTTCATTTACTGTGTTCGAAGTAGTAACTTTCGGAAAAAAGCAAAGCAACTGATGAAAGTAGCTATGATCCGCTTTAGCTTATAA